Proteins encoded within one genomic window of Nordella sp. HKS 07:
- a CDS encoding DUF1036 domain-containing protein gives MTQGAKADLKLCNKTESRVGVALGYKDKEGWASEGWWNIGANGCETLLKGPLIARYYYIFAVDYDKGGSWGGKSMMCTRDKIFTIRGIGNCTERGYNKTGFFEVDTKEEVDWTISLSGEKTTTSGTQSQ, from the coding sequence ATGACGCAAGGCGCCAAGGCCGATCTCAAGCTTTGCAACAAGACCGAAAGCCGCGTCGGTGTGGCGCTCGGCTACAAGGACAAGGAAGGCTGGGCATCGGAAGGCTGGTGGAATATCGGCGCCAATGGCTGCGAGACGCTGCTGAAAGGCCCGCTGATCGCACGCTACTATTACATTTTCGCCGTCGACTACGATAAGGGCGGCTCCTGGGGCGGCAAGTCGATGATGTGCACCAGGGACAAGATCTTCACCATCCGCGGCATCGGCAACTGCACCGAACGCGGATACAATAAGACCGGCTTCTTTGAGGTCGATACCAAAGAGGAAGTCGATTGGACCATCTCACTCTCCGGCGAAAAGACGACCACCAGCGGCACGCAATCGCAGTGA
- a CDS encoding N-formylglutamate amidohydrolase yields MKRGLILLADHARNSVPAEYGALGLPREQFERHIAYDIGVEAVTRGLAHALGCPALMTTYSRLLIDPNRGVDDPTLVMRLSDGAVVPGNAEIDVAERERRIARFHRPYHAAIKAEIDLALGQGIDPVLVSLHSFTPYWRGVPRPWHVGVLWERDRRFAGYLLKAFRAAGDLCVGDNEPYSGALEGDTLYTHGTSRGLRHGLIEIRQDLIAQQSGVDEWISRLAPILEGYM; encoded by the coding sequence TTGAAGCGGGGGCTGATCCTTCTCGCCGATCATGCCCGCAATAGCGTTCCAGCCGAGTATGGAGCGCTCGGTCTGCCGCGCGAGCAGTTCGAGCGCCATATCGCCTATGATATCGGAGTCGAGGCGGTGACGCGGGGGCTTGCCCATGCGCTTGGCTGTCCCGCTTTGATGACGACCTATTCGCGTCTCCTGATCGATCCCAATCGCGGCGTGGACGACCCCACTCTCGTCATGCGGCTTTCGGATGGTGCCGTCGTGCCCGGCAATGCCGAAATCGACGTGGCGGAGCGGGAGCGGCGCATCGCCCGGTTCCATCGCCCCTATCACGCCGCCATAAAGGCTGAAATAGACCTGGCGCTGGGGCAGGGGATCGACCCGGTATTGGTTTCCCTCCACAGCTTCACTCCTTATTGGAGGGGGGTACCCAGGCCCTGGCATGTGGGTGTCCTGTGGGAGCGGGACCGGCGCTTCGCCGGATATCTGCTGAAGGCGTTCCGGGCGGCGGGTGATCTCTGTGTCGGGGACAACGAACCCTATTCCGGTGCCCTCGAGGGCGACACCCTATATACCCATGGAACAAGCAGAGGCTTGCGGCATGGCCTGATCGAAATCCGCCAGGATCTGATCGCCCAGCAATCAGGTGTGGATGAGTGGATATCGCGTCTGGCGCCCATCCTCGAAGGGTATATGTAA
- a CDS encoding murein L,D-transpeptidase produces MRLTRGLAGASALVLALSLSAPQAMAERDMDTPSRVVKSSGSIFDYFKRKREARRETLRRNREPGPRIQNAPLIDVDKPEPPLVYQPEKLEALQAESFSEPEPTEPLAQAVYRELQSREAAPRVTRNEKTAIIDLYRANGFKPLWTTPDGLDQRGQDVLRLLSKSADEAMQPSDYLPPALGTFTDSPTSFKGDLVHLARLDLGITAMALKYARHASGGRIIPNQLTKYNDIETEPVAPGTAIKVLAWSPFPVEYLNSLQPRHPAYALFKAELAKKRAALHVADSETIPPGRRVKPGDKDSRIILVRHYLERLGYLEGEDTAQNSLPATTEDAAYGLKLVLDPAVSDALSAFQTEAQIKVTGALDQATVNALNGRSEESMVSRLVYNMERLRWLPKTLGSKYVFVNQAAYQLEVVDNGREVWRTKVIIGKPETQTVAFHDRMETVVFNPSWGVPPSIIRNEMLPILRRDPSYLDRLGYRVITKGGQIVRSSSVNWSAYRKGVPYSIQQPPSDDNALGEVKFLFPNSHSIYFHDTPARSLFERSARAFSHGCVRVENPRIFAETLLGLSDEEVAKRIDSGVSQSAKVKEDIKVHLTYFTAWPDQKGRIVYYDDVYGRDQRMETAFSATAVAAR; encoded by the coding sequence ATGCGGCTGACGCGGGGATTGGCGGGCGCCTCTGCGCTCGTTCTGGCTTTGAGCCTGTCAGCTCCCCAAGCCATGGCCGAGCGCGACATGGATACGCCCAGCCGGGTCGTCAAAAGCTCAGGATCCATCTTCGACTATTTCAAACGCAAGCGCGAAGCCCGCCGTGAAACACTGCGGCGCAATCGGGAGCCGGGCCCCCGTATCCAAAATGCGCCCCTGATCGATGTGGACAAGCCCGAGCCGCCGCTCGTCTACCAGCCGGAAAAGCTGGAAGCCTTGCAGGCGGAGTCGTTCAGCGAGCCCGAGCCGACCGAGCCCCTGGCCCAGGCCGTATACCGAGAATTGCAGAGCCGGGAAGCGGCCCCGCGCGTCACCCGCAACGAAAAGACGGCTATCATCGATCTCTACCGCGCCAACGGCTTCAAGCCTTTGTGGACGACGCCCGACGGGCTCGACCAGCGCGGCCAGGACGTGCTGCGTCTTCTGTCGAAGAGCGCCGACGAGGCGATGCAGCCCTCCGACTATCTGCCACCGGCCTTGGGAACCTTTACCGACAGCCCGACCTCCTTCAAGGGAGACTTGGTCCATCTCGCCAGGCTTGACCTGGGCATAACGGCCATGGCGCTGAAATATGCCCGCCATGCCTCGGGTGGCCGGATCATCCCGAACCAGCTGACCAAATACAACGATATCGAGACTGAGCCGGTGGCGCCGGGCACTGCCATCAAGGTCTTGGCCTGGAGCCCATTTCCAGTCGAATATCTCAACAGCCTGCAGCCGCGGCATCCGGCCTATGCCTTGTTCAAGGCCGAGCTCGCAAAAAAGCGCGCCGCGCTTCATGTGGCTGACAGCGAGACTATTCCGCCGGGCAGGCGGGTGAAGCCCGGCGACAAGGATTCGCGTATCATCCTCGTCCGCCATTATCTCGAGCGGCTCGGCTATCTCGAAGGCGAGGACACGGCGCAGAACAGCCTGCCTGCCACCACCGAAGACGCCGCCTATGGCCTTAAGCTGGTTCTTGACCCGGCGGTGTCGGATGCGCTGTCGGCCTTCCAGACCGAAGCCCAGATCAAAGTCACCGGCGCGCTTGACCAGGCGACCGTCAATGCCCTCAACGGGCGCAGCGAAGAAAGCATGGTCAGCAGGCTGGTCTACAACATGGAGCGCCTGCGCTGGCTGCCGAAAACGCTGGGCAGCAAATATGTCTTCGTGAACCAGGCCGCCTATCAACTGGAAGTCGTGGACAACGGCCGCGAGGTGTGGCGCACCAAGGTCATCATCGGCAAACCCGAGACCCAGACGGTCGCCTTCCACGATCGGATGGAAACGGTTGTCTTCAATCCCTCCTGGGGCGTGCCGCCATCGATCATCCGCAACGAAATGCTGCCGATCCTGAGGCGAGATCCTTCCTATCTGGACCGGCTGGGCTACCGCGTCATCACCAAGGGCGGCCAGATCGTTCGCTCGAGCTCGGTCAACTGGTCGGCCTACCGCAAGGGCGTGCCCTATTCCATCCAGCAGCCGCCGAGCGACGACAACGCGCTGGGCGAGGTGAAATTCCTGTTTCCCAATTCACACAGCATCTATTTCCACGACACGCCGGCGCGCTCGCTCTTCGAGCGCTCCGCCCGTGCCTTCAGTCATGGCTGTGTGCGCGTGGAGAACCCCCGTATCTTCGCAGAAACGCTTCTGGGCCTGAGCGACGAAGAAGTGGCCAAGCGCATCGATAGCGGCGTGAGCCAGAGCGCCAAGGTCAAGGAAGACATCAAGGTCCATCTTACCTATTTCACTGCCTGGCCGGATCAGAAGGGCAGGATCGTCTACTATGACGATGTCTATGGCCGCGATCAGCGCATGGAGACCGCCTTCTCGGCCACGGCTGTGGCAGCAAGGTGA
- a CDS encoding sigma-54 dependent transcriptional regulator: MSARVLIVEDDPAQRRILEEMMKRFGFEAVSAESGAKGLDILSGPTGGQLELVILDLMMPGMDGLEFLERMAGVRGHVPVIVQTAQGSIETVIKAMRAGADDFVVKPISPERLRVSVQNLLKVNALTEEVKRLNKKVGGALTFDDLIASSAAMAGVIRLGRRGAQSNIPILIEGQSGVGKEIIARAIHGESERRGRNFVAVNCGAIPENLVESILFGHEKGSFTGATAKHIGKFQEADGGTLFLDEVAELPLDMQVKLLRAIQEGEIDPVGARKPMKINIRLISATNRNMIEMVKAGQFREDLYYRLNVFPVMVPPLKDRKDDIPALVNHFITRFAAEEGRKVHGIDPQALAMLQLYSWPGNVRQLENTVFRAIVLCEGDILEIQDFPQIASLVEGYEVKIPELPATPAAAAPAAAGPSRSTGSVISDGMAIGIPAVTDGGHIRKLEEIEADMIRLALHRYRGQMSEVARKLGIGRSTLYRKMRDLGLEDGENGRSTG; the protein is encoded by the coding sequence ATGTCAGCACGCGTTCTTATTGTTGAAGACGATCCCGCCCAGAGGCGCATCCTCGAAGAGATGATGAAGCGCTTCGGGTTCGAAGCGGTGAGTGCCGAAAGCGGCGCCAAAGGCCTCGACATACTGAGCGGGCCGACAGGCGGCCAGCTCGAGCTTGTGATCCTCGACCTGATGATGCCGGGTATGGACGGGCTCGAATTCCTTGAGCGCATGGCGGGCGTGCGCGGCCATGTGCCGGTGATCGTGCAGACGGCGCAGGGCTCCATCGAGACCGTCATCAAGGCGATGCGCGCCGGGGCGGATGATTTCGTGGTCAAGCCGATCTCGCCCGAGCGCCTGCGTGTCTCGGTGCAGAACCTGTTGAAGGTGAACGCTCTCACCGAGGAGGTGAAACGCCTCAACAAGAAGGTCGGTGGCGCCTTGACCTTCGACGACCTCATTGCCTCATCGGCCGCGATGGCGGGCGTCATCAGGCTCGGGCGCCGCGGCGCCCAGTCCAATATCCCGATTCTCATCGAAGGCCAGTCGGGTGTCGGCAAGGAGATCATCGCCCGCGCCATCCATGGCGAGAGTGAGCGGCGCGGCCGCAATTTCGTCGCCGTCAATTGCGGCGCCATTCCGGAAAACCTGGTAGAAAGCATCCTGTTCGGCCATGAGAAGGGCTCCTTCACCGGCGCCACCGCCAAACATATCGGCAAGTTCCAGGAAGCCGACGGCGGCACGCTCTTCCTCGACGAAGTGGCGGAACTGCCGCTCGACATGCAGGTGAAGCTGCTGCGCGCCATCCAGGAAGGCGAGATCGATCCGGTGGGGGCGCGCAAGCCCATGAAGATCAATATCCGGCTGATCTCGGCCACCAACCGTAACATGATCGAGATGGTCAAGGCCGGCCAGTTCCGCGAAGATCTCTATTATCGCCTGAACGTCTTCCCGGTCATGGTGCCGCCGCTCAAGGACCGCAAGGACGACATCCCGGCCCTGGTAAATCATTTCATTACCCGCTTCGCCGCCGAGGAAGGCCGCAAGGTGCATGGCATCGATCCGCAAGCGCTGGCGATGCTGCAGCTCTACAGCTGGCCGGGCAATGTCCGCCAGCTTGAGAACACCGTGTTCCGTGCCATTGTCCTGTGCGAAGGCGACATCCTCGAAATCCAGGACTTCCCGCAGATTGCCTCGCTGGTCGAGGGCTATGAGGTGAAGATCCCGGAACTGCCCGCAACGCCGGCGGCCGCCGCGCCGGCCGCCGCCGGCCCCTCGCGCTCGACCGGCTCGGTCATCTCCGACGGCATGGCGATCGGTATCCCCGCGGTGACCGACGGCGGCCATATCCGCAAGCTCGAGGAGATCGAAGCCGACATGATTCGCCTGGCGCTCCATCGCTATCGCGGCCAAATGTCGGAAGTCGCGCGCAAACTCGGGATCGGCCGTTCCACCCTGTACCGCAAGATGCGCGATCTGGGCCTCGAGGACGGCGAGAACGGACGCTCGACTGGCTAG
- a CDS encoding AarF/ABC1/UbiB kinase family protein, with protein sequence MADDENSLTGRLLRYANVGTGVGGAVARIAAGRLLGGERGTAAEGQLLAEALGQLKGPLMKVAQLLATIPDALPAAYAAELAQLQSQAPAMGWAFVKRRMAAELGSDWRKLFADFSHEAAHAASLGQVHRASSHDGRPLACKLQYPDMDSAVEADLKQLNIIFALHRRMSPVIDTSEIGEEIAARLREELDYVREAKHIRLYTEILKDHPTIHVPQVEAQLSTRRLITMGWLEGRKLLEFKEHGLDTRNLLARHLFEAWWTPFCGHGVIHGDPHLGNYSASLDRTGMPNGLNLLDYGCIRIFPPRFVEGVVDLYRGLLANDQARVVHAYETWGFQGLSNELIDILNIWARFIYGPLMEDRVRAIADGVSPAEYGRRQAFTVHQALKEKGPVKVPREFVFMDRAAIGLGGVFIHLRAELNFYRLFNEALEGFSVEGVAARQGAALAAAELTSSSPSG encoded by the coding sequence GTGGCGGACGACGAAAACAGCCTGACCGGACGACTGCTCCGCTACGCCAATGTCGGAACGGGGGTGGGCGGCGCCGTCGCCCGCATCGCCGCCGGCCGGCTACTCGGCGGCGAACGGGGCACGGCCGCAGAAGGCCAGTTGCTCGCCGAGGCGCTAGGCCAGCTCAAAGGCCCGCTGATGAAGGTGGCGCAGCTTCTCGCCACCATTCCGGATGCCCTGCCGGCGGCCTACGCCGCCGAGCTGGCTCAGCTCCAGTCGCAGGCGCCCGCCATGGGCTGGGCTTTCGTTAAGCGCCGGATGGCTGCGGAGCTCGGTTCCGACTGGCGAAAGCTCTTCGCGGATTTTTCGCATGAGGCGGCGCATGCGGCCTCCCTCGGCCAGGTCCATCGCGCATCATCGCATGACGGACGGCCGCTCGCCTGCAAGCTGCAATATCCCGACATGGATTCGGCCGTCGAGGCGGATCTCAAGCAGCTCAACATCATCTTCGCGCTGCACCGGCGCATGTCGCCGGTGATCGATACGAGCGAGATCGGCGAGGAAATCGCGGCGCGCCTGCGCGAAGAGCTCGATTATGTCCGCGAGGCGAAACACATCCGTCTCTATACAGAGATCCTCAAAGACCATCCGACCATCCATGTACCGCAAGTCGAGGCGCAGTTGTCGACGCGCCGGCTTATCACCATGGGCTGGCTCGAAGGTCGCAAGCTGCTCGAATTCAAGGAGCATGGTCTCGACACGCGCAATCTCCTCGCCCGCCATCTCTTCGAGGCCTGGTGGACGCCCTTCTGCGGCCATGGCGTGATTCACGGCGATCCGCATCTCGGCAACTACTCGGCGTCGCTCGATCGCACGGGCATGCCCAACGGCCTCAACCTCCTCGATTACGGCTGTATCCGCATCTTCCCGCCGCGCTTTGTCGAGGGCGTTGTAGATCTTTATCGCGGGCTCCTCGCCAACGACCAGGCCCGCGTCGTGCATGCCTATGAGACCTGGGGCTTCCAGGGGCTCAGCAACGAGCTGATCGACATCCTGAATATCTGGGCCCGCTTCATCTACGGTCCCCTGATGGAAGATCGGGTGCGCGCCATCGCCGATGGCGTGTCGCCCGCCGAATATGGCCGCCGCCAGGCCTTCACGGTGCATCAGGCGTTGAAGGAGAAAGGGCCGGTCAAGGTACCGCGCGAATTCGTATTCATGGACCGTGCGGCCATCGGGCTCGGCGGGGTGTTCATCCATCTGCGCGCCGAGCTCAATTTCTACCGGCTGTTCAATGAGGCGCTGGAAGGCTTCAGCGTCGAAGGCGTCGCGGCGCGGCAGGGCGCGGCGCTCGCCGCGGCGGAGCTTACATCCAGTTCCCCATCAGGATGA
- a CDS encoding DUF882 domain-containing protein: MTAGLWFGFSNNDATAAGETRTLSLYQTHTKESLTVTYKVNGRYIPSAMEKLNYILRDWRRNEVIRIDPKTIDLVWELHADLGSTRPVHIVSGYRSPKTNAFLKRIGRNVAKKSQHMIGKAIDIYFPDVPTQRLRNSALVRQVGGVGYYPTSGQYGFVHVDSGKVRMWPRVSPNQLAKIFRDYRKTIGARRNAQDQVMVATTESAPDHGAMKAKLATIANSYNGDEDEDVAAASAPEATPAAEADSQAPTPRAKPVVQRPVEVVEAYPVPLPRPKPIEVLMMAAANMQIEPASAPARGVETNFKSHIPSDSLGPVAGAESMVEEPDVTQTANVSAKGSFADSLRDGTAENVPLIRPLAASAGNDDLFWWPKQLTFSPDQAIRRDGAPQEVVPDDSETIAEMAAPQLSSSSTLMMAQANAASPLPSLQTTTSGKGDMLEVNRSAKGSMLMNEPVALQKKRQTLGQFIEDITDSN; this comes from the coding sequence TTGACCGCCGGCCTGTGGTTCGGATTCAGTAACAATGACGCCACCGCCGCTGGCGAGACCCGCACCCTTTCCCTCTATCAGACCCATACGAAGGAAAGCCTGACCGTCACCTACAAAGTGAATGGCCGCTACATTCCTTCCGCGATGGAAAAGCTCAATTACATTCTGCGTGACTGGCGGCGCAACGAGGTGATCCGCATCGATCCCAAGACCATCGACCTCGTCTGGGAACTCCATGCCGATCTGGGCTCGACCCGGCCCGTCCATATCGTTTCCGGCTACCGTTCGCCCAAGACCAATGCCTTCCTGAAGCGCATCGGCCGCAATGTGGCGAAGAAGAGCCAGCACATGATCGGCAAGGCAATCGATATCTATTTCCCCGACGTGCCGACACAGCGGCTCCGCAACAGCGCACTGGTCCGCCAGGTCGGCGGCGTCGGCTACTATCCGACCTCCGGTCAATATGGTTTTGTCCATGTCGATTCGGGCAAGGTCCGCATGTGGCCGCGCGTGTCGCCCAACCAGCTGGCCAAGATTTTCCGCGACTATCGCAAGACCATCGGGGCGCGGCGCAATGCACAGGACCAGGTCATGGTGGCGACGACCGAGTCGGCGCCCGATCATGGCGCCATGAAAGCGAAGCTCGCCACCATCGCCAACAGCTATAATGGCGACGAGGACGAGGATGTGGCGGCCGCGAGCGCTCCTGAGGCGACGCCGGCGGCTGAAGCCGATTCGCAGGCGCCTACCCCGCGCGCAAAGCCTGTCGTTCAGCGCCCTGTCGAGGTAGTTGAAGCCTATCCGGTCCCGCTACCGCGGCCGAAACCCATTGAAGTCCTCATGATGGCCGCCGCCAACATGCAGATCGAGCCGGCCTCGGCGCCAGCCCGCGGCGTCGAAACAAATTTCAAGTCGCACATTCCGTCCGACAGTCTCGGCCCGGTGGCCGGAGCGGAATCGATGGTGGAGGAGCCGGATGTCACCCAGACAGCCAATGTCTCCGCCAAGGGCAGTTTCGCCGACTCGCTGCGTGACGGCACGGCGGAAAACGTTCCGCTGATCCGCCCGCTGGCCGCATCCGCCGGCAATGACGATCTGTTCTGGTGGCCCAAGCAGCTGACCTTCAGCCCTGACCAGGCGATCCGCCGCGATGGGGCACCGCAGGAAGTGGTGCCGGATGACAGCGAGACCATCGCCGAGATGGCCGCCCCGCAGCTTTCGTCGTCCTCGACCCTGATGATGGCGCAGGCCAATGCCGCCTCGCCCCTGCCGTCGCTGCAGACCACGACCAGCGGCAAGGGCGACATGCTCGAAGTCAATCGCTCGGCCAAGGGCAGCATGCTGATGAACGAGCCGGTCGCGCTGCAGAAAAAGCGCCAGACGCTGGGCCAGTTCATCGAAGACATCACCGACAGCAACTGA
- a CDS encoding M3 family oligoendopeptidase, with product MDAAATAKKLGPLPEWNLADLYASPADPAFASDMQRGEEDAKGFAQTYKGKLAGLSGGDLAKAIEAYEKLSDLLGRTGSYAQLYYVGDTTDPQRAKFYGDVSASLTNISTILLFFELELNKITDAELAAKLEIPALAHYRPWIDNLRKEKPYQLDDKIEELFLEKSQTGYSAWNRLFDESLAEMRFTVDGEELSLEPTLTLMMNPDEAKRKAGADALAQAFKKNMRLFTHITNTLAKDKDISDRWRGFKDIADARHLSNRVEPEVVAALVEAVRAAYPRLSHRYYQMKAKWLGKDKLAHWDRNAPLPHEDTREVAWDDAKATVLNAYRGFAPEMAEIAGRFFDRKWIDAPVRPGKTSGAFAHPTVPSAHPYVLLNYMGKTRDVMTLAHELGHGVHQVLAAEQGALMAQTPLTLAETASVFGEMLTFQALLKEATDPKKRKAMLAAKVEDMLNTVVRQIAFYTFERKIHTARKDGELTAEQINALWLEVQSESLGPGIAFSEGYETFWVYISHFIHSPFYVYAYAFGDCLVNSLYARYQESAEGFQAKYFAMLKAGGTQHHSELLKPFGLDASDPGFWQKGLKVIEGFIDELEAMEASA from the coding sequence ATGGACGCTGCCGCTACAGCCAAAAAACTGGGCCCGTTGCCCGAATGGAATCTCGCCGATCTCTACGCATCGCCCGCCGATCCGGCTTTCGCCTCGGACATGCAGCGCGGCGAGGAGGATGCGAAGGGATTTGCACAGACCTACAAGGGCAAGCTCGCCGGCCTTTCGGGGGGCGATCTGGCAAAGGCGATCGAAGCCTATGAGAAGCTGAGTGATCTGCTCGGCCGCACCGGTTCCTACGCGCAGCTTTATTATGTCGGCGACACCACGGATCCGCAGCGTGCGAAGTTCTACGGTGACGTGAGCGCGAGCCTCACCAACATCTCTACCATCCTCCTGTTCTTCGAACTGGAGCTCAACAAGATCACCGATGCGGAGCTGGCGGCAAAGCTCGAAATCCCGGCGCTGGCGCATTATCGGCCGTGGATCGACAATCTGCGCAAGGAAAAGCCCTATCAGCTCGACGACAAGATCGAGGAGCTGTTCCTCGAGAAATCGCAGACCGGCTATTCCGCCTGGAACCGGCTGTTCGACGAAAGCCTCGCCGAGATGCGCTTCACCGTCGACGGCGAGGAATTGTCGCTCGAGCCGACGCTGACCCTGATGATGAATCCGGACGAAGCGAAGCGCAAAGCGGGCGCCGATGCGCTGGCTCAGGCCTTCAAGAAGAACATGCGGCTCTTCACCCACATCACCAACACGCTCGCCAAGGACAAGGATATCTCCGATCGCTGGCGCGGTTTCAAGGACATCGCCGATGCACGGCATCTGTCGAACCGGGTGGAGCCCGAAGTCGTGGCCGCACTCGTCGAAGCGGTGCGCGCCGCCTATCCGCGCCTGTCGCATCGCTACTATCAGATGAAGGCCAAATGGCTCGGCAAGGACAAGCTCGCCCATTGGGACCGCAACGCCCCTTTGCCACATGAGGACACACGCGAAGTTGCCTGGGACGATGCCAAGGCGACCGTGCTCAATGCCTATAGGGGCTTCGCGCCGGAAATGGCGGAGATCGCCGGGCGCTTCTTCGACAGAAAATGGATCGACGCGCCGGTCAGGCCGGGCAAGACGTCGGGCGCCTTCGCGCACCCGACCGTGCCCTCGGCGCATCCCTATGTGCTCCTCAACTATATGGGCAAGACGCGCGATGTGATGACGCTTGCCCATGAACTTGGGCATGGTGTGCATCAGGTGCTTGCTGCCGAGCAAGGCGCGCTCATGGCGCAGACGCCCTTGACGCTCGCCGAGACGGCTTCCGTCTTCGGCGAAATGCTTACCTTCCAGGCCTTGCTCAAAGAAGCCACGGATCCGAAGAAGCGCAAAGCCATGCTCGCCGCCAAGGTCGAGGACATGCTCAACACGGTCGTGCGCCAGATCGCCTTCTATACGTTCGAGCGCAAGATCCACACGGCGCGCAAGGACGGCGAGCTCACCGCCGAGCAGATCAATGCGCTGTGGCTCGAGGTGCAGAGCGAGAGCCTAGGGCCCGGCATCGCCTTCTCGGAAGGCTACGAGACGTTCTGGGTCTATATCTCGCATTTCATTCACTCGCCCTTCTATGTCTATGCCTATGCGTTCGGCGACTGCCTGGTGAACTCGCTCTATGCGCGCTACCAGGAAAGCGCCGAAGGCTTCCAGGCGAAATATTTCGCCATGCTGAAAGCGGGCGGCACCCAGCATCACAGCGAGCTGCTGAAGCCCTTCGGCCTCGATGCCAGCGATCCTGGCTTCTGGCAGAAGGGGCTCAAGGTCATTGAAGGCTTCATCGACGAGCTCGAAGCGATGGAAGCCAGCGCATAA
- a CDS encoding DUF1244 domain-containing protein translates to MTTDPNTETELEAAVFRRLVEHLRGRSDVQNIDLMNLAGFCRNCLSNWYEEAAKARGLEVSRDDARQRVYGMPYAEWKAKHQREASPAQDAAFKSTHKH, encoded by the coding sequence ATGACGACTGATCCCAATACCGAGACCGAGCTCGAAGCTGCGGTGTTCCGCCGGCTTGTCGAGCATTTGCGCGGGCGCAGCGATGTCCAGAATATCGATCTGATGAACTTGGCGGGTTTCTGCCGGAACTGCCTGTCCAACTGGTATGAGGAGGCGGCCAAGGCGCGGGGGCTCGAGGTTTCGCGCGACGATGCGCGCCAGCGCGTCTACGGCATGCCCTATGCGGAGTGGAAGGCCAAGCATCAGCGCGAGGCGAGCCCGGCCCAGGACGCGGCCTTCAAATCAACCCATAAGCACTAG
- a CDS encoding DUF2312 domain-containing protein — protein MDAKTSFAQGQLKSLVERIERLEEDKKAVAGDIKEVYAEAKANGFDTKILRKVISLRKKDRHEREEEEAILDLYLNALGMLPTEEAA, from the coding sequence ATGGACGCCAAGACCAGTTTTGCCCAAGGCCAGCTCAAGAGCCTCGTCGAGCGTATAGAAAGGCTCGAAGAGGACAAGAAGGCGGTCGCGGGCGATATCAAGGAGGTCTATGCCGAAGCCAAGGCGAATGGTTTCGACACGAAGATTCTGCGGAAGGTCATTTCGTTGCGTAAGAAGGACCGCCATGAGCGCGAGGAAGAAGAGGCGATCCTCGATCTCTATCTGAATGCGCTCGGCATGCTGCCGACGGAAGAAGCGGCATAG